The proteins below are encoded in one region of Micromonospora pisi:
- a CDS encoding glycosyltransferase family 4 protein → MPIDRFDRTAPLRIAMVVPPWYELPPAGYGGVEQVCAALVDALAARGHEVTLFGAGTGSGTAARFVGTMPELQHERLGQSLPELAHLARVDQMINPDVFDVVHDHTTIGPFVAPRRSVPTVATVHNRPTGELGDILADIDRSVGLVAISHAQRRLRPHLPWVATVHNGMALDDVPHKTSAGTGPVLWLARFSPDKGPDLAVRACRAAGLSLVLAGKCDEPEEQRYLAEVIEPLQGPDLTVLRNPDRATCFELMLSARCLIMPIRWEEPFGMVMVEAMATGTPVVALDRGAVPELIRPGETGVVCVDPDDLPQALRDAGGLDPAACVAHVRNSFSAELMAEGYERVYRRWAATAPRPTSSALTPTGAW, encoded by the coding sequence ATGCCAATCGACCGATTCGACCGGACGGCACCATTGCGCATCGCGATGGTCGTGCCGCCCTGGTACGAGCTTCCGCCCGCCGGTTACGGCGGGGTGGAGCAGGTCTGCGCCGCGCTGGTCGACGCGCTGGCCGCCCGTGGGCACGAGGTGACCCTCTTCGGTGCGGGTACGGGATCGGGTACCGCCGCCCGCTTCGTCGGCACGATGCCGGAGTTGCAGCACGAACGCCTCGGGCAGTCCCTGCCCGAACTGGCCCACCTGGCCCGGGTCGACCAGATGATCAATCCCGACGTGTTCGACGTGGTGCACGACCACACCACCATCGGCCCGTTCGTCGCCCCTCGGCGGTCGGTGCCGACGGTGGCGACCGTACACAACCGCCCGACCGGCGAGCTCGGGGACATTCTCGCTGACATCGACCGTTCGGTCGGGTTGGTGGCGATCTCACACGCGCAGCGTCGACTCCGTCCCCACCTGCCGTGGGTCGCGACCGTCCATAACGGAATGGCGCTCGACGACGTACCGCACAAGACCTCGGCCGGCACCGGCCCGGTCCTCTGGCTGGCCCGGTTCAGCCCGGACAAGGGACCGGACCTGGCCGTACGGGCGTGCCGGGCGGCCGGGCTGTCGCTGGTGCTGGCGGGCAAGTGCGACGAGCCCGAGGAGCAGCGTTACCTCGCAGAGGTGATCGAACCGCTCCAGGGTCCCGATCTGACCGTGCTGCGCAACCCGGATCGGGCGACCTGTTTCGAACTGATGCTCTCGGCCCGGTGCCTGATCATGCCGATCCGCTGGGAGGAGCCGTTCGGAATGGTGATGGTCGAGGCCATGGCGACCGGTACGCCGGTGGTGGCGCTCGACCGAGGGGCCGTACCGGAGCTGATCCGACCCGGCGAGACCGGGGTTGTCTGCGTCGACCCGGACGACCTGCCACAGGCCCTGCGGGACGCGGGTGGGCTCGATCCGGCGGCGTGCGTGGCGCACGTACGGAACTCCTTCTCGGCGGAGTTGATGGCCGAGGGCTACGAGCGGGTCTACCGCCGCTGGGCGGCGACCGCCCCCCGCCCCACCAGTTCCGCCCTCACCCCCACCGGAGCCTGGTAA
- a CDS encoding BON domain-containing protein: MTTATATRDDTAIQNDLLAELKWEAQVQPNEVGVVVRDGVVTLTGWVDSYARRWAAERTAHRVRGVRGVANDIEVRFHGSAAPTDTDIAKAASRALDWDSFVPVEQIDVTVANGWVVLRGEVDWGYQKQAAERDLGRLSGVRGITNLISVRPGERVTPQERERDIRRALARVIEDNADKIVVRIEADTVILAGTVRSWMEREEARRVAWSSPGVREVDDRLGMGI, translated from the coding sequence ATGACCACAGCGACCGCGACCCGCGACGACACGGCCATCCAGAATGACCTGCTGGCCGAGTTGAAGTGGGAGGCGCAGGTGCAGCCCAACGAGGTCGGAGTCGTGGTCCGGGACGGTGTCGTCACGCTGACCGGATGGGTGGACAGCTACGCCCGCCGGTGGGCCGCGGAGCGCACCGCGCACCGCGTCCGTGGCGTCCGCGGCGTGGCCAACGACATCGAGGTACGGTTCCACGGCTCGGCCGCACCCACCGACACCGACATCGCGAAGGCGGCCAGCCGTGCCCTCGACTGGGACTCGTTCGTGCCGGTGGAGCAGATCGACGTGACCGTCGCGAACGGCTGGGTGGTGTTGCGCGGCGAGGTCGACTGGGGCTATCAGAAACAGGCCGCCGAGCGGGACCTCGGTCGGCTCTCCGGGGTCCGGGGGATCACCAACCTCATTTCCGTCCGACCGGGGGAGCGGGTCACCCCGCAGGAGCGGGAACGCGACATCCGGCGCGCGCTGGCTCGGGTGATCGAGGACAACGCCGACAAGATCGTTGTGCGGATCGAGGCCGACACGGTCATCCTCGCGGGAACCGTCCGTTCGTGGATGGAACGGGAGGAAGCGCGCCGGGTGGCCTGGTCGTCACCGGGTGTCCGGGAGGTCGACGACCGGCTCGGGATGGGGATCTGA